Proteins co-encoded in one Flavivirga eckloniae genomic window:
- a CDS encoding precorrin-2 dehydrogenase/sirohydrochlorin ferrochelatase family protein produces the protein MGENSKINSLGPVPPLGAEGARNNLYPIFLKPKSLQVLIVGGGFVAEEKLTFLLKSSPDAHVTMVAPMFRAGTIALAKKGDVTLVEDVYKKSYLKGKHIVIATTDVPQVNEKVYKHCRKRNILVNVADNPPYCDFYMGGIVTKGNVKIAISTNGKSPTTAKRLRQFFEDVIPENIDDMVKNLNEYRKTIKGDFEQKVEKLNEFTKGLIEKRKS, from the coding sequence ATGGGGGAAAATAGTAAGATAAATAGTTTAGGCCCAGTTCCCCCTTTGGGGGCGGAGGGGGCTCGAAATAACTTATATCCTATTTTTTTAAAACCTAAAAGTTTGCAGGTACTTATAGTAGGCGGTGGTTTTGTGGCAGAAGAAAAGTTGACTTTTCTATTGAAATCAAGCCCAGATGCCCATGTTACCATGGTCGCGCCTATGTTTAGGGCAGGTACTATAGCTCTAGCGAAAAAAGGAGATGTTACATTAGTTGAAGATGTTTACAAAAAAAGTTACCTGAAAGGAAAGCACATTGTTATAGCTACGACTGATGTGCCTCAAGTAAACGAGAAGGTTTATAAGCATTGCAGAAAGAGAAACATTTTAGTTAATGTAGCAGATAATCCGCCTTATTGCGATTTTTATATGGGAGGTATAGTAACAAAAGGTAATGTAAAAATAGCGATTTCTACTAATGGGAAGTCGCCAACAACGGCCAAAAGATTGCGTCAGTTTTTTGAGGATGTCATCCCGGAAAATATAGACGATATGGTTAAAAATTTAAATGAATATAGAAAAACTATAAAAGGTGATTTCGAACAAAAAGTAGAAAAGCTTAATGAATTCACCAAAGGATTAATTGAAAAAAGAAAATCGTAA
- a CDS encoding phosphoadenosine phosphosulfate reductase domain-containing protein, which produces MITQDQLNELNTLLKGAKPAEIIQKALELNEKAVVTTNFRPYEAAILHAVNSVKPNIAVVWCDTGYNTPQTYRHANQVIEDLKLNVSLYVPKQTAAHRDVTMGIPSVDAPEHALFTEQVKLEPFKRAMEEHKPKVWFTNLRQGQTAFRDSIGIFSLSKDGVLKVSPFYYWSDADLDSYLEENNLPNEFKYFDPTKALENRECGLHV; this is translated from the coding sequence ATGATAACACAAGATCAATTAAACGAATTAAATACGCTTTTAAAAGGCGCTAAGCCAGCTGAAATCATTCAGAAGGCTTTAGAACTTAATGAGAAAGCTGTAGTAACAACTAATTTTAGACCATACGAGGCGGCTATATTGCATGCCGTAAATTCTGTTAAACCTAATATTGCTGTAGTATGGTGTGATACTGGGTATAATACACCGCAAACATACAGGCACGCCAATCAGGTTATAGAAGATTTAAAATTAAACGTATCGCTATACGTGCCAAAACAAACAGCAGCTCATCGCGATGTAACTATGGGAATTCCAAGTGTTGATGCACCAGAGCACGCTTTATTTACAGAACAAGTTAAGTTAGAGCCGTTTAAACGTGCAATGGAAGAGCACAAGCCAAAAGTGTGGTTTACAAACTTACGTCAAGGACAAACTGCATTTAGAGATAGTATAGGCATTTTTAGTCTGAGTAAAGATGGTGTTTTAAAAGTAAGCCCATTTTACTATTGGTCTGATGCCGATTTAGATAGCTATTTGGAGGAGAATAATTTACCTAACGAGTTTAAGTATTTTGACCCAACTAAGGCGCTAGAGAATAGAGAATGTGGATTGCATGTCTAA
- a CDS encoding RrF2 family transcriptional regulator: MLSKKTKYGLKALTYIAKSEGDNPVQISEISKSENIPQKFLESIMLTLRKSGFLGSKKGKHGGYYLIKEPSEIRMADVMRVLEGPIAMVPCVSLNFYEKCDDCPDEHECSVHKLMIQVRDNTLKVLRNNTLADLSGSTVVKTS; encoded by the coding sequence ATGCTATCCAAAAAGACAAAATATGGCCTAAAAGCGCTAACTTATATAGCCAAAAGTGAAGGGGATAACCCTGTTCAGATAAGCGAGATTTCAAAAAGTGAAAATATTCCACAGAAATTTTTGGAGAGTATTATGCTCACCCTTAGAAAATCAGGTTTCTTAGGTTCAAAAAAAGGGAAACATGGAGGCTATTATCTTATAAAAGAGCCATCAGAAATTAGAATGGCAGATGTTATGCGTGTATTAGAAGGACCCATTGCCATGGTGCCTTGTGTGAGTTTAAACTTTTATGAGAAATGCGACGACTGTCCGGATGAGCATGAGTGTAGCGTTCATAAACTAATGATACAAGTACGCGATAACACTTTAAAAGTACTACGAAATAATACTTTAGCAGATCTGTCTGGATCTACTGTGGTGAAAACTTCATAA
- a CDS encoding NAD(P)/FAD-dependent oxidoreductase, translating to MIKTDILIIGAGPTGLFTVFEAGLLKLKCHLIDALPQPGGQCSEIYPKKPIYDIPGFPEILAGDLTKNLLEQGKQFEPGFTLGERAETIEKQEDGSFIVTTNKGTQHQAPVVAIAGGLGSFEPRKPVIEGITDLEDKGVEYIIKDPEFYRDKKVVISGGGDSALDWSIFLADVASEVTLIHRRNEFRGALDSVEKVRELTLLNKINLITPAEVKELHGEGKLEAVTVEKEGESTRIETDHFIPLFGLSPKLGPIGNWGLEIEKNAIKVDNTLNYQTNIPGIFAIGDVNTYPEKLKLILCGFHEATLMCQAAFRIINPGKKHVLKYTTVSGIDGFDGTRKEAPKAVVQAIK from the coding sequence ATGATTAAGACAGATATACTTATAATAGGTGCAGGACCAACTGGATTATTTACAGTTTTTGAAGCAGGTTTGTTAAAGCTTAAATGCCACTTAATTGATGCATTGCCGCAACCTGGTGGACAATGTTCTGAGATTTATCCTAAAAAACCTATTTATGATATTCCTGGGTTTCCAGAAATATTAGCAGGCGATCTAACTAAAAATTTACTTGAGCAAGGCAAGCAGTTCGAACCAGGGTTTACTTTAGGAGAACGTGCCGAAACTATAGAAAAACAAGAAGACGGATCGTTTATTGTAACAACAAATAAAGGGACACAACACCAAGCACCAGTTGTTGCTATTGCAGGTGGTTTAGGGTCTTTCGAACCTAGAAAACCAGTTATTGAAGGGATTACTGATCTTGAGGATAAAGGTGTAGAATACATTATTAAAGACCCTGAGTTTTATAGAGATAAAAAAGTGGTGATTTCCGGAGGTGGGGATTCTGCACTCGATTGGAGTATCTTTCTAGCCGATGTTGCTTCAGAAGTGACTCTAATCCATAGAAGAAACGAATTTAGAGGCGCTTTAGATTCTGTAGAAAAAGTTAGGGAGTTAACCCTTTTAAATAAAATAAACTTAATCACGCCAGCCGAGGTTAAAGAACTTCATGGTGAAGGAAAGCTAGAAGCGGTTACAGTTGAAAAGGAAGGAGAATCTACAAGAATAGAAACCGATCACTTTATTCCTTTATTTGGTTTGTCGCCTAAATTAGGTCCTATTGGAAATTGGGGATTAGAGATAGAAAAGAATGCTATAAAAGTAGATAATACTTTAAACTATCAAACTAACATTCCTGGTATTTTTGCCATAGGTGATGTAAATACCTATCCTGAAAAATTAAAATTAATTCTATGCGGATTCCATGAAGCAACATTAATGTGTCAGGCAGCCTTTAGAATTATCAATCCAGGTAAAAAGCATGTGTTAAAATACACAACGGTTAGTGGTATTGATGGTTTTGATGGTACTCGTAAAGAAGCTCCAAAAGCGGTTGTACAAGCTATAAAATAG
- the cysD gene encoding sulfate adenylyltransferase subunit CysD gives MNKNTSHINSLENEAIYIMREVAAQFEKPVLLFSGGKDSITLVRLAQKAFYPAKIPFPLMHIDTGHNFPETIEFRDRLVKELGLELIVRNVQDSIDQGKVKEETGRYSSRNQLQTTTLLDAIEEFKFDACIGGARRDEEKARAKERIFSVRDDFGQWDEKNQRPELFDMLNGNIELGQNVRVFPISNWTELDVWSYIEKENIEIPSIYFAHTRATFLRDGLIWSADDEVVYREEDEEVVERVVRFRTVGDMSCTAAVLSDAVDIQTVVQEIRESTISERGARIDDKRSEAAMEKRKQQGYF, from the coding sequence ATGAACAAAAATACGTCACATATAAATTCGCTTGAGAATGAAGCAATTTATATAATGAGAGAAGTAGCAGCTCAATTTGAAAAACCTGTGTTGCTATTCTCAGGAGGAAAGGATTCGATTACTTTGGTAAGGTTAGCTCAAAAAGCATTTTACCCTGCAAAAATACCATTCCCTTTAATGCACATTGATACTGGGCATAATTTTCCAGAAACTATAGAGTTTAGAGATCGTTTGGTTAAAGAATTAGGTTTAGAGCTTATAGTAAGAAATGTACAGGATTCTATCGATCAAGGAAAAGTAAAAGAGGAAACAGGGAGATACTCAAGTAGAAACCAATTACAAACGACTACGCTTTTAGATGCTATCGAAGAGTTTAAGTTTGATGCTTGTATTGGTGGTGCACGTCGTGATGAGGAAAAAGCAAGAGCTAAAGAACGTATTTTCTCTGTACGTGACGATTTTGGACAATGGGATGAGAAAAACCAACGCCCGGAGTTGTTCGATATGTTGAACGGAAATATTGAATTAGGACAAAACGTTCGTGTGTTTCCTATATCAAACTGGACAGAATTAGATGTTTGGTCGTATATCGAAAAAGAAAATATTGAAATTCCATCTATTTATTTTGCTCATACCAGAGCTACGTTTTTACGTGATGGACTTATTTGGTCTGCCGATGACGAAGTTGTTTACCGAGAAGAAGATGAAGAAGTTGTGGAGCGCGTTGTTCGTTTTAGAACCGTGGGAGACATGAGCTGTACAGCTGCGGTACTATCTGATGCGGTAGATATTCAAACAGTGGTTCAGGAAATTAGAGAAAGTACGATTTCTGAACGTGGTGCGCGTATTGACGACAAACGTTCTGAAGCTGCGATGGAAAAACGTAAACAACAAGGGTATTTCTAA
- the cobA gene encoding uroporphyrinogen-III C-methyltransferase, which translates to MNLKTPKLTVVGAGPGDIDLITLKAVKSIESADVILYDALINEELLKYASSDAELIFVGKRKGCYAFQQEQINELIVSKAKSSGHVVRLKGGDPFIFGRGAEEIDYARQFGLETFVVPGISSAVAVPAYQGVPLTKRNVSESFWVITGTTKNHALSSDVALAAKSTATIVILMGMGKLSEIVRIFSKENKQDMPVAIIQNGTRADEKVGIGTMETICSIVAEKELTNPAIIVIGDVVKERAVLTSIHKEVNQEL; encoded by the coding sequence ATGAATTTAAAAACCCCAAAATTAACGGTTGTAGGAGCTGGTCCCGGCGATATAGATTTAATAACACTTAAAGCTGTTAAATCTATTGAGTCTGCAGATGTTATTCTGTACGATGCCCTTATAAACGAGGAGCTGTTAAAATACGCGTCTAGCGATGCGGAGCTTATTTTTGTGGGTAAACGTAAAGGATGTTATGCTTTTCAGCAAGAACAAATCAATGAGCTAATTGTTAGTAAGGCAAAAAGCTCAGGTCATGTTGTACGCTTAAAAGGTGGCGATCCTTTTATATTTGGAAGAGGCGCAGAAGAGATCGATTATGCTAGGCAGTTTGGTTTAGAAACCTTTGTTGTACCTGGAATAAGTTCGGCTGTAGCCGTGCCAGCATACCAAGGTGTGCCTTTGACCAAACGAAATGTTTCAGAAAGTTTTTGGGTCATTACAGGAACGACCAAAAACCATGCATTATCTTCAGATGTTGCTTTGGCTGCAAAATCAACAGCAACTATAGTTATTTTAATGGGAATGGGGAAACTCAGCGAGATTGTTCGTATTTTCTCAAAAGAAAACAAACAAGATATGCCTGTTGCAATTATTCAAAACGGAACCAGAGCAGACGAAAAAGTTGGTATTGGTACTATGGAAACCATTTGTAGTATTGTTGCAGAAAAAGAGTTGACAAACCCTGCTATTATTGTTATTGGAGATGTTGTTAAAGAACGTGCTGTACTAACATCAATTCATAAGGAGGTTAATCAAGAACTGTAA
- the epsC gene encoding serine O-acetyltransferase EpsC, which produces MKSYNVCLKDTVKTFTKRLFYALFDEKQQEVHKQYLETTFLEILSKLSLEEGEEKWEQFKQKLPEVRRQLDLDALAFENNDPASYNLEEIYLAYPGFHAISIYRLSHALYKLNVPILPRMMSEYIHGITGIDIHPGATIDESFYIDHGTGIVIGETSIIKSNVKIYQGVTLGGIQVSKDLAQVKRHPTIEENVTIYANATILGGDIVIGANSIIGANVWITQSVPKDSLVTYQTEIKIRPKKNGIRR; this is translated from the coding sequence ATGAAAAGTTATAACGTTTGTTTAAAAGATACGGTTAAAACATTCACGAAAAGATTGTTTTATGCGTTGTTTGATGAAAAACAACAAGAGGTCCATAAACAATATTTAGAAACAACGTTTCTTGAAATACTATCTAAGTTATCGCTAGAAGAAGGTGAAGAAAAGTGGGAACAGTTCAAACAAAAGCTTCCTGAGGTTAGAAGGCAGTTAGATTTGGACGCTTTAGCTTTTGAGAATAACGATCCGGCATCCTATAATTTAGAAGAAATATATTTAGCTTACCCCGGCTTCCATGCTATATCTATTTATAGATTAAGTCATGCGCTTTATAAACTTAATGTACCAATTCTCCCTAGAATGATGAGTGAATATATCCATGGTATCACGGGTATAGATATTCATCCAGGCGCAACCATCGATGAATCGTTTTATATCGATCACGGAACAGGTATCGTAATAGGAGAAACATCCATAATAAAAAGTAACGTTAAAATTTATCAAGGTGTTACTTTAGGAGGTATTCAAGTTAGCAAAGATTTAGCACAGGTAAAAAGACACCCGACCATAGAAGAGAATGTAACCATATATGCAAATGCCACTATTTTAGGTGGGGATATTGTTATTGGAGCCAATAGTATTATCGGCGCCAATGTATGGATTACACAATCGGTGCCAAAAGACTCATTAGTAACCTATCAAACAGAAATCAAAATAAGACCCAAGAAAAATGGCATACGGCGGTAG
- a CDS encoding HEPN domain-containing protein, whose translation MQSFRTEIENPIVENDIIELANKIELFHNGKIDEEKFRSLRLARGVYGQRQEGVQMIRIKLPYGKVKSNQLRRISDVSDEYSRGRLHITTRQDIQIHYVDLNRTPELWAELERDDVTLREACGNTVRNVTASETAGIDVNEPFDVSPYADALFRFFLRNPICQEMGRKFKVSFSASDEDTGLSYMHDLGFIAKVENGVRGFKVMIGGGLGSQPRHADVLYDFLETDKIIPVMEGVLRIFDRHGERKSRAKARMKFLIKDIGLEAFKELVETEQNAIDLKSVPIDADSYEVSQPVDVTTIPEVEIKDQAVFETWKSTNLIPQKQEGYVAIGIKVLLGDFYTDKARLLADLVEKYAAGEIRLSLRQNIVIPFVKEALVPFFYSELEKLGFVEAGYNKAVDITACPGTDTCNLGIASSTGIAEELERVIKAEYPQYLNNEDLVIKISGCMNACGQHNMANIGFQGMSVRTPDKLVAPALQVLLGGGNLGDGNGAFADKVVKVPSKRGPEALRRILNDYEANANGKPFVAYYKEKGERYFYDFLNDLQDVTNLTQDYFVDWGTDEKYVKEIGVGECAGVVIDLIATLFLESEEKIENARKSFNDKVYSGAIYHAYSSLVNSAKALLLAENKKTNTHAGIISQFDELFIANGNIELGTSFSELIYQINKFAPTEDFASKYIDNANAFLEKVKAYRETETSNLQKKAI comes from the coding sequence ATGCAAAGTTTTAGAACAGAAATAGAAAACCCGATTGTAGAAAATGACATTATAGAATTAGCTAATAAAATTGAGCTTTTTCACAATGGGAAAATTGATGAAGAAAAATTTAGAAGCCTGCGTTTAGCGCGTGGGGTGTACGGCCAGCGTCAGGAGGGTGTGCAAATGATTCGTATTAAATTGCCTTACGGAAAAGTCAAGAGCAATCAATTACGAAGAATTTCGGATGTATCCGATGAGTATTCTCGTGGTAGGTTACATATTACCACCCGTCAGGATATTCAAATTCACTATGTAGATTTAAACAGAACCCCAGAACTTTGGGCTGAGTTAGAACGTGATGATGTAACCCTTAGAGAAGCATGTGGTAACACGGTTAGAAATGTAACCGCATCAGAAACTGCAGGAATCGATGTAAATGAACCATTTGATGTGTCGCCTTATGCCGATGCCTTATTTCGTTTCTTTTTAAGAAACCCTATTTGTCAGGAAATGGGACGTAAGTTTAAGGTGTCTTTCTCTGCTTCAGACGAAGATACAGGCTTATCGTATATGCACGATTTAGGTTTTATTGCCAAGGTTGAAAATGGTGTACGCGGATTTAAAGTGATGATAGGTGGCGGACTAGGGTCTCAGCCTCGTCATGCAGATGTGCTATACGATTTTCTTGAAACAGATAAAATTATTCCAGTAATGGAAGGTGTTTTAAGAATTTTTGATCGTCATGGAGAGCGTAAAAGCCGTGCCAAAGCACGTATGAAATTCTTAATAAAGGATATAGGTTTAGAAGCTTTTAAAGAATTAGTTGAGACCGAACAAAATGCTATCGATTTAAAATCGGTGCCAATTGATGCAGATTCATATGAAGTATCTCAACCAGTTGACGTAACTACAATTCCAGAAGTAGAAATTAAAGACCAGGCAGTTTTTGAAACATGGAAATCTACAAACCTGATTCCTCAAAAACAAGAGGGGTATGTGGCTATTGGTATTAAAGTACTTTTAGGAGATTTTTATACAGATAAAGCGAGATTATTAGCAGATTTGGTTGAAAAATACGCTGCTGGAGAGATAAGGTTGTCGCTGCGTCAAAACATAGTTATTCCTTTTGTAAAAGAAGCATTAGTACCATTTTTCTATAGCGAATTAGAAAAATTAGGATTCGTAGAGGCGGGTTATAATAAAGCAGTAGATATTACAGCATGTCCGGGAACCGATACGTGTAACTTAGGAATTGCAAGTAGTACAGGGATCGCCGAAGAATTAGAACGTGTTATTAAAGCTGAATATCCACAGTACCTAAATAATGAAGATTTAGTTATTAAAATTAGTGGTTGTATGAATGCTTGCGGACAGCACAATATGGCAAATATTGGTTTCCAAGGGATGTCTGTTCGTACTCCGGATAAATTAGTAGCGCCAGCATTACAAGTGTTGTTAGGTGGTGGTAATTTAGGTGATGGGAATGGAGCCTTTGCAGATAAGGTCGTTAAAGTACCAAGTAAAAGAGGTCCTGAAGCATTACGAAGAATTTTAAATGATTATGAGGCAAATGCAAACGGAAAGCCATTTGTAGCATATTATAAAGAAAAAGGCGAAAGATATTTTTACGATTTCTTGAACGATTTACAGGATGTTACCAATTTAACACAAGACTATTTTGTAGATTGGGGTACTGACGAGAAGTATGTTAAGGAGATTGGTGTTGGAGAATGTGCTGGTGTTGTTATCGATTTAATAGCAACGTTATTTTTAGAAAGCGAAGAAAAGATCGAAAACGCGAGAAAGTCTTTTAATGATAAAGTATATTCCGGAGCCATTTACCATGCTTATAGTTCTTTAGTTAATTCTGCTAAAGCACTATTGTTAGCAGAAAACAAAAAGACCAATACCCATGCTGGTATTATAAGTCAGTTTGACGAATTGTTTATTGCAAATGGTAATATTGAATTAGGAACATCTTTTTCAGAATTGATATATCAAATTAATAAATTTGCTCCAACCGAAGATTTTGCGTCAAAGTATATTGATAATGCAAATGCGTTTTTAGAAAAAGTAAAAGCGTACAGAGAAACAGAAACAAGTAATCTTCAAAAAAAAGCAATATAA
- a CDS encoding sulfate adenylyltransferase subunit 1, translating to MEVLKIATAGSVDDGKSTLIGRILYDTKSLTTDKLEAIEKTSKQRGYDYLDFSLATDGLVAEREQGITIDVAHIYFSTAKKSYIIADTPGHVEYTRNMVTGASTSQASIILIDARKGVIEQTNRHFFINNLLRIKDVVVAINKMDLVDYSEEVYNKIKADFESLMSKREYQDQKITFIPVSALKGDNVVNKSEKMPWYSGEALLEHLEKLDKADIFNVGTPRFPVQYVVRPKTEDFHDFRGYAGKVYGGNLSVGDDVVVLPSQTKSKIKDIYFYDEKYETASRRSSVTITLEDDINVSRGDMIVKENDLPTIEKQFTANVCWMDSKQLTPGAKYVVQHGINKVLAKVDVIHHKINPDYSGIEENVSGLGMNDIAQVSFRLNKPIFYDKFKNHRTNGSFIIIDSQSNSTVGAGFIQ from the coding sequence ATGGAAGTATTAAAAATTGCAACAGCAGGAAGTGTAGATGATGGGAAAAGCACCTTGATAGGGCGCATTTTGTATGATACAAAATCATTAACTACAGACAAGTTAGAAGCTATTGAAAAAACAAGTAAACAAAGAGGTTACGATTATTTGGATTTTTCTTTGGCTACAGATGGTTTGGTGGCAGAAAGAGAGCAAGGAATCACTATAGATGTTGCTCATATTTACTTTTCAACCGCAAAGAAAAGTTATATCATAGCAGATACTCCGGGGCATGTGGAATACACGCGTAACATGGTAACCGGGGCTTCAACATCGCAAGCATCTATTATTCTAATCGATGCCAGAAAGGGGGTTATCGAGCAAACCAATCGTCATTTCTTTATTAATAATTTACTACGTATTAAGGATGTTGTAGTTGCTATTAATAAAATGGACTTGGTAGATTATTCAGAAGAAGTTTATAATAAGATTAAAGCCGATTTTGAATCCTTGATGAGTAAACGTGAATACCAAGATCAAAAGATCACCTTTATTCCTGTTAGTGCCTTAAAAGGGGACAATGTTGTAAATAAATCTGAAAAAATGCCTTGGTATTCTGGAGAGGCGTTATTGGAGCATTTAGAAAAGTTAGACAAGGCCGATATCTTTAATGTAGGTACACCTCGTTTCCCGGTACAATATGTTGTTCGACCTAAAACAGAGGATTTCCACGATTTTAGAGGATATGCCGGAAAAGTTTATGGGGGGAATTTAAGTGTGGGCGATGATGTTGTGGTATTACCATCACAAACAAAATCGAAAATAAAAGATATTTATTTCTACGACGAAAAATACGAAACCGCTTCAAGACGATCTTCTGTAACCATTACTTTGGAAGATGACATTAATGTGAGCCGTGGTGATATGATTGTTAAAGAAAATGATTTACCAACCATAGAAAAACAGTTTACGGCTAATGTATGTTGGATGGATTCCAAGCAATTAACGCCCGGAGCTAAATACGTAGTACAACATGGTATTAATAAAGTATTGGCCAAGGTTGATGTGATTCACCATAAAATTAATCCTGACTATTCAGGAATAGAAGAGAATGTAAGCGGTTTGGGTATGAATGATATAGCCCAGGTAAGCTTCAGATTGAACAAACCTATATTTTACGATAAGTTTAAAAATCACCGTACCAACGGGTCGTTTATTATCATCGATTCACAGTCTAACAGTACTGTAGGTGCAGGATTTATCCAATAA
- the cysM gene encoding cysteine synthase CysM, which produces MAYGGSITDRIGNTPIVEARHIFSSNGVRLFFKLEGNNPGGSVKDRAAFNMINEAVKRGDIEKGGHLVEATSGNTGIALAFIAQFFGLNMVLIMPENSTVERVKTMRAYGAEVILTPKEDGIEGSRDLAFKLRDEKGYVLLNQFENENNWKAHYKTTGREIWRDTEGDVTHFVSAMGTTGTVMGVSTFLKEKNENIKIIGAQPADGASIPGIRKWSPDYVPKFFDRSKVDQVVEVTEEEAKTMTKRLALEEGIFAGMSSGGAVHCALKIAESIDEGVVVVVICDRGDRYLSSPLFE; this is translated from the coding sequence ATGGCATACGGCGGTAGTATAACAGACAGGATAGGTAACACACCTATAGTAGAAGCGCGTCATATTTTTTCAAGCAATGGCGTTCGCTTGTTTTTTAAATTGGAAGGAAACAACCCTGGGGGGAGTGTGAAGGATAGGGCAGCTTTTAACATGATTAATGAAGCTGTTAAAAGAGGCGATATTGAAAAAGGCGGACATTTGGTCGAAGCTACCAGTGGCAACACAGGAATAGCATTGGCATTTATAGCACAGTTCTTTGGATTGAATATGGTGTTGATTATGCCCGAGAATTCAACGGTAGAACGTGTTAAAACCATGCGAGCATATGGCGCTGAGGTTATTTTAACCCCGAAAGAAGACGGTATTGAAGGATCGCGAGATTTGGCCTTTAAGCTAAGAGATGAAAAAGGGTATGTGTTGTTAAACCAATTTGAAAACGAAAACAACTGGAAAGCGCATTATAAAACTACCGGTCGTGAAATTTGGAGAGATACCGAAGGTGATGTTACGCACTTTGTGTCTGCAATGGGAACCACAGGAACCGTTATGGGCGTATCTACTTTTCTAAAAGAAAAAAACGAAAACATAAAAATAATAGGAGCGCAACCTGCAGATGGGGCAAGTATACCAGGTATTAGAAAATGGTCACCAGATTATGTGCCTAAATTTTTCGACCGCTCTAAAGTAGATCAAGTCGTTGAAGTTACCGAGGAAGAAGCTAAAACTATGACGAAACGTTTAGCATTAGAAGAAGGTATTTTTGCAGGTATGAGTAGTGGTGGAGCGGTGCATTGTGCTTTAAAAATAGCAGAATCTATCGACGAGGGTGTTGTCGTAGTTGTTATTTGCGATAGAGGAGATAGGTATTTGTCATCTCCGTTGTTTGAGTAA
- a CDS encoding DUF2061 domain-containing protein, which yields MLLKEKEKSTYKADKVTEKPIRSVVKSLSWRTIGTLDTIVISWIITGKLDLAFSIGGIELVTKMVLYFFHERIWNTIKWGR from the coding sequence ATGTTATTAAAAGAAAAAGAAAAGTCTACATATAAGGCCGATAAAGTCACAGAAAAGCCTATTAGAAGTGTGGTAAAATCTTTGAGCTGGAGAACTATAGGAACTTTAGATACTATAGTTATTTCATGGATAATAACAGGAAAGTTGGACTTAGCATTTTCAATAGGAGGCATAGAGTTAGTAACAAAAATGGTGTTGTACTTTTTTCACGAGCGTATTTGGAACACCATTAAATGGGGTAGATAA